One segment of Schistocerca nitens isolate TAMUIC-IGC-003100 chromosome 3, iqSchNite1.1, whole genome shotgun sequence DNA contains the following:
- the LOC126249327 gene encoding uncharacterized protein LOC126249327, which translates to MDASHWVVAFLFFTALHETEQRPIVEDTAPFSNDFPGGHFADEFLTDVPARNPDDTSITAPEAVVQPSGALRLVEKYDTPTLQLPGYANVTARRSVENASWPASATTNRYEIDKREHSSRYLFIRKVTCGIIVCALCVFLFFHLVRGMKYLLRYIQQNRSGLNRELQPRPLKFQDLLARDTQNLYYFGP; encoded by the exons ATGGACGCTTCACACTGGGTCGTAGCATTCCTTTTTTTCACCG CACTGCATGAAACGGAACAACGCCCTATCGTTGAAGATACTGCTCCTTTTTCTAATGACTTCCCAGGTGGCCATTTTGCAGATGAGTTTCTAAC GGATGTACCCGCACGGAACCCGGATGACACATCGATAACGGCGCCAGAGGCAGTGGTGCAGCCCTCCGGCGCCTTACGCTTGGTGGAGAAGTATGACACCCCGACACTACAGCTGCCGGGCTACGCCAACGTCACCGCCAGAAGAAGCGTCGAAAACGCGTCTTGGCCAGCCTCAGCAACAACTAATCGATATGAAATTGATAAACGTGAACACTCTTCTAGATATCTATTTATCCGCAAAGTAACTTGCGGCATTATCGTATGTGCCCTGTGCGTCTTTCTATTCTTCCACTTAGTAAGAGGGATGAAATACTTACTGCGCTATATACAACAGAACCGCTCCGGGCTTAATCGCGAACTACAACCACGTCCACTGAAATTTCAGGACCTGCTTGCAAGAGATACCCAGAATCTGTACTACTTCGGGCCATAA